Proteins encoded in a region of the Saccharothrix ecbatanensis genome:
- a CDS encoding UvrD-helicase domain-containing protein, whose protein sequence is MTTGELSAEQRRIAFLHDRLDRERAAAQAAFDAALKDGHEQRWHREVAVRTLSEQVSRLNVADENLCFGRIDTTDDRVYVGRVGLFDTENDYEPLLTDWRAPAARPFYTATAANPEGVTLRRHFRTKGRHLESFHDDELQLTSKALLDALNAPRSDTMRDIVATIQAEQDEVIRLPQRGVLVIEGGPGTGKTAVALHRVAYLLYTQRERLSRQGVLVVGPNPGFLRYIGEVLPSLGETDVVFATPGELFPGVRTQREDTPELQALKGGLAAVDLLVEAIADRQEVPAEPIPVELEDVTVPLTAEIAEQARERTRNAGLKHNEAQSVFHAALVDALVGPALDLIGEDWPELAADVRRELTGHPDVRRAVATLWPNLTAFGLLADLYDGRCFALGYPELHRDDPHAWTVSDVPLLDEAAELLGSDGAAERRAAEERRQAVEYAQGVLDVIDTDQVMHEDELRAVDLVDAEWLADRHTALDHRVLAERAAVDREWTYGHVVVDEAQELSEMDWRVLSRRSPNRSMTIVGDLAQRQAEAGVRDWRRVLAPLARDRWEYRRLTVNYRTPAEIMAYAAATLAEVDPTAVAPTSVRHGEPPLEVTGADPESFRPTRGTFAVISPDGPLTPRASKGLEFDTVVVVDPERMTPAERYVALTRATRRLVVLREVGADNVT, encoded by the coding sequence GTGACAACCGGGGAATTGTCCGCCGAACAGCGGCGCATCGCGTTCCTGCACGACCGCCTCGATCGGGAACGGGCCGCCGCCCAAGCCGCGTTCGACGCCGCGCTCAAGGACGGCCACGAGCAGCGCTGGCACCGTGAAGTAGCCGTACGCACGCTGTCCGAGCAGGTCAGCCGCTTGAACGTGGCCGACGAGAACCTGTGCTTCGGACGCATCGACACCACCGACGACCGCGTCTACGTCGGCCGGGTCGGCTTGTTCGACACCGAGAACGACTACGAGCCGTTGTTGACCGACTGGCGCGCACCGGCCGCACGCCCGTTCTACACCGCGACCGCCGCAAACCCCGAAGGGGTGACGCTCCGACGCCATTTCCGCACCAAGGGGCGGCACCTGGAAAGCTTTCACGACGACGAACTCCAGCTCACGTCGAAAGCACTGCTCGACGCCTTGAACGCGCCCCGCTCGGACACCATGCGCGACATCGTGGCGACGATCCAGGCCGAGCAGGACGAGGTGATCCGACTGCCGCAGCGGGGCGTCCTGGTGATCGAGGGCGGGCCGGGCACCGGGAAGACGGCGGTCGCGCTGCACCGCGTCGCCTACCTGCTCTACACGCAGCGGGAGCGGCTGTCCCGGCAAGGCGTGCTGGTGGTCGGCCCGAACCCCGGTTTCCTGCGGTACATCGGTGAGGTGCTGCCGTCGCTGGGGGAGACCGACGTCGTGTTCGCCACGCCCGGTGAACTGTTCCCCGGCGTGCGGACGCAACGGGAGGACACGCCCGAGCTCCAAGCCCTCAAGGGCGGTCTGGCGGCGGTGGACCTGCTGGTGGAGGCCATCGCCGACCGGCAGGAGGTGCCCGCCGAGCCCATCCCGGTCGAGCTGGAGGACGTCACCGTTCCCCTGACCGCAGAGATCGCCGAGCAGGCGCGGGAACGGACGCGGAACGCCGGTCTCAAGCACAACGAGGCCCAGTCCGTGTTCCACGCGGCCCTGGTGGACGCCCTGGTCGGCCCTGCGTTGGACCTCATCGGCGAGGACTGGCCGGAGCTGGCGGCCGACGTGCGCCGCGAGCTGACCGGGCACCCCGACGTGCGGCGTGCGGTCGCGACGTTGTGGCCCAACCTCACCGCATTCGGGCTGCTGGCCGACCTCTACGACGGCCGCTGCTTCGCGCTCGGCTACCCGGAGCTGCACCGCGACGACCCGCACGCGTGGACCGTCTCCGACGTGCCGCTGCTGGACGAGGCCGCCGAGCTGCTCGGGTCGGACGGTGCGGCGGAACGGCGGGCGGCCGAGGAACGCCGGCAGGCCGTGGAGTACGCGCAGGGCGTGCTGGACGTGATCGACACGGACCAGGTCATGCACGAAGACGAGCTGCGGGCCGTGGACCTGGTCGACGCCGAGTGGCTGGCCGACCGGCACACCGCGCTCGACCACCGGGTGTTGGCCGAGCGTGCCGCCGTGGACCGGGAGTGGACCTACGGCCACGTGGTGGTGGACGAGGCCCAGGAACTGTCCGAAATGGACTGGCGGGTGCTGTCCCGGCGCAGCCCGAACCGGTCCATGACGATCGTCGGCGACCTGGCCCAACGCCAGGCGGAAGCGGGGGTCCGCGACTGGCGCCGGGTGCTCGCCCCGCTCGCCCGTGACCGCTGGGAGTACCGCCGGCTCACGGTCAACTACCGCACGCCCGCCGAGATCATGGCGTACGCCGCTGCCACGCTGGCCGAAGTGGACCCCACCGCCGTTGCGCCGACATCCGTCCGGCACGGCGAACCGCCGCTGGAGGTCACCGGCGCCGACCCGGAGTCGTTCCGGCCGACGAGGGGCACGTTCGCCGTGATCAGCCCCGACGGTCCGCTGACGCCGCGTGCGTCCAAGGGGCTGGAGTTCGACACGGTGGTCGTGGTCGACCCGGAGCGGATGACGCCGGCCGAGCGGTACGTGGCCCTGACCCGAGCCACCCGCCGCCTGGTCGTCCTACGTGAGGTGGGCGCCGACAACGTCACGTAG
- a CDS encoding MBL fold metallo-hydrolase, which translates to MEWTEPGVFEVAPGVYRIPLPLPNDGLHTVNVYAIDDGDGIVLIDSGWALDAGETALESALGSLGHGFEDVHRFLVTHVHRDHYTMAVALRRRFGTKVALGAGEQPSLAKIISRTRDGQVNDLTTWGAPHLAEKWRALMASVGESALRDYEEPDEWLDGTDVALEKRVLRVLPTPGHTRGHVVFIDADSSLLFAGDHVLPHITPSIGFEPARPALPLGDYLDSLRLVRDFPDLRLLPAHGPVTESSHARVDELLAHHEDRLAATLDAVQSGTGTAFETARKLGWTRRQRKFVELDVFNQVLATGETAAHLDVLVHRGLLTTAAADGVMQYAVVAAEGCQV; encoded by the coding sequence ATGGAGTGGACCGAACCCGGAGTCTTCGAGGTCGCGCCCGGTGTATACCGGATACCGTTGCCACTGCCCAACGACGGACTGCATACCGTCAACGTGTATGCAATAGACGATGGCGACGGCATCGTGCTGATCGACTCGGGCTGGGCGCTCGACGCGGGCGAGACGGCACTGGAGTCGGCACTGGGCAGCCTCGGGCACGGCTTCGAGGACGTCCACCGCTTCCTCGTCACCCACGTCCACCGCGATCACTACACGATGGCCGTGGCACTGCGCCGCCGGTTCGGCACGAAGGTCGCCCTCGGCGCCGGTGAGCAGCCGTCACTGGCGAAGATCATCTCCCGCACTCGGGACGGCCAGGTCAACGACCTGACCACGTGGGGCGCGCCGCACCTGGCCGAGAAGTGGCGGGCACTGATGGCGTCCGTGGGCGAAAGCGCGTTGCGCGACTACGAAGAGCCCGACGAATGGCTCGACGGCACCGATGTGGCGCTGGAGAAACGCGTGCTGCGCGTCCTGCCCACGCCGGGCCACACCCGTGGGCACGTCGTGTTCATCGACGCCGACTCGTCACTGCTCTTCGCGGGCGACCACGTGCTGCCGCACATCACCCCGTCGATCGGCTTCGAACCCGCCCGCCCCGCGCTCCCGCTCGGCGACTACCTCGACTCGCTGCGCCTGGTCCGCGACTTCCCCGACCTGCGCCTGCTGCCCGCGCACGGACCGGTCACCGAGTCCAGCCACGCACGGGTGGACGAACTGCTGGCCCACCACGAGGACCGGTTGGCCGCCACGCTGGACGCCGTCCAGTCCGGCACCGGCACCGCCTTCGAGACCGCCCGCAAGCTCGGCTGGACCCGGCGACAGCGGAAGTTCGTCGAACTCGACGTGTTCAACCAGGTCCTGGCCACCGGGGAGACCGCCGCGCACCTGGACGTGCTCGTCCACCGGGGTCTGCTGACCACTGCCGCCGCCGATGGCGTCATGCAGTACGCGGTCGTGGCTGCTGAGGGCTGTCAGGTCTGA
- a CDS encoding LLM class flavin-dependent oxidoreductase produces the protein MDVYLLILGDHLPDPATGIVVTEGERLQAFVDQAVVAEEAGFTGVAIGEHHFTRYIVSAPELLLATIAARTSTLRLSTGVTLLAHHDPVRVAEELATLDVLSRGRAELIVARGVSQRTDVAFGVQDDLRARFDENLRLLLRLLEEPHVTWEGKYRSPLVDVTTTPRPVQQPRPLVWIGSGSAVSADLAVELDLPLMLPSTLRDPSTHRSVVERYRAALGGAGRVALPSHVFVAPTAAGARAMWRPHLAAYAEFADPWRGDGDVNLDALMDGAAVCGDPAEVAERLNGLTELLGLDAQLVMVDIGGMPHQAVLDTIRLFGREVLPNLTPSPATAARRAAF, from the coding sequence ATGGACGTCTACCTGCTGATCCTGGGCGACCACCTACCCGACCCGGCCACCGGGATCGTCGTCACCGAGGGCGAGCGGCTGCAGGCGTTCGTGGATCAGGCGGTGGTGGCGGAGGAGGCCGGGTTCACCGGCGTGGCGATCGGCGAGCACCACTTCACCCGGTACATCGTGTCCGCGCCCGAGTTGCTGCTCGCCACGATCGCCGCGCGCACCTCCACGTTGCGGCTGTCCACCGGGGTGACGTTGCTGGCGCACCACGACCCGGTGCGGGTGGCGGAGGAGTTGGCCACGCTGGACGTGCTGTCCAGGGGTCGGGCGGAGCTGATCGTGGCGCGGGGGGTGTCGCAGCGCACGGACGTGGCGTTCGGGGTGCAGGACGACCTGCGGGCGCGGTTCGACGAGAACCTGCGGCTGCTGCTGCGGCTGCTGGAGGAGCCGCACGTGACGTGGGAGGGCAAGTACCGGAGCCCGCTGGTGGACGTCACCACGACACCGCGTCCGGTGCAGCAGCCCCGGCCGTTGGTGTGGATCGGGAGCGGGTCGGCGGTGTCGGCGGACCTGGCGGTCGAGCTGGACTTGCCGTTGATGCTGCCGAGCACGTTGCGCGACCCGAGCACGCACCGTTCGGTGGTGGAGCGTTACCGGGCGGCGTTGGGTGGCGCGGGCCGGGTGGCGTTGCCGAGCCACGTGTTCGTAGCGCCGACGGCCGCCGGGGCACGGGCCATGTGGCGCCCCCACCTCGCCGCGTACGCCGAGTTCGCCGACCCCTGGCGCGGGGATGGCGACGTGAACCTGGACGCGTTGATGGACGGCGCGGCGGTGTGCGGAGATCCGGCGGAGGTGGCGGAACGGCTGAACGGCCTGACCGAACTGCTGGGGCTGGACGCGCAACTGGTCATGGTCGACATCGGCGGCATGCCGCACCAGGCCGTGCTCGACACGATCCGCCTGTTCGGCCGGGAAGTCCTGCCCAACCTCACCCCCTCCCCCGCCACCGCCGCCCGCCGGGCCGCGTTCTGA
- a CDS encoding GNAT family N-acetyltransferase, with translation MTDVSVSDNPDQFRYEVRLDGELGGFAEYKLADGVVTFTHTEVAIEGKGLGSKLVRHALEDVRAKGLTVVAQCPFVRGYLEKHPELIEATDK, from the coding sequence GTGACCGACGTGTCCGTGTCCGACAACCCCGATCAGTTCCGCTACGAGGTGCGCTTGGACGGCGAGCTGGGCGGCTTCGCCGAGTACAAGCTGGCCGACGGTGTCGTGACGTTCACCCACACGGAGGTCGCGATCGAGGGCAAGGGGCTGGGCAGCAAGCTGGTCCGGCACGCGCTGGAGGACGTTCGGGCCAAGGGGCTGACCGTGGTGGCGCAGTGCCCGTTCGTGCGCGGCTACTTGGAGAAACATCCCGAGCTGATCGAAGCTACCGACAAGTAG